A single region of the Deinococcus planocerae genome encodes:
- a CDS encoding HD-GYP domain-containing protein, whose protein sequence is MFRRPPRPQTAPEPDLRPAVAAEGPTPAETPDATRVLADLLARPTAEGILEGALAHGASLLGGGVQGYGVLRRGEDRVTAVLGYPKTLVGTVLSGPWTGPRPRVLAGGGRDLYEQNPPEVHARLDECGLKDALWTLVVPLADRGRTLGALVFDGRVAGEVAPAAQEAVSRWAGAVAPLLSLLGSRDDWRQASRQLSVALVEAVESREFDSLGHAQAVAETALRLGRAVGLAGRELEELWFAATLHDLGKINGEAGHAQVGANFLHGVPQLAESQKAIRHHHERWDGGGEPNGLSGEDIPLYARILAVANASVRLGDPERVRAQAGVTLDPRLVTVLEQLPQ, encoded by the coding sequence GTGTTCCGACGCCCCCCTCGCCCGCAGACCGCGCCCGAACCCGACCTCCGCCCGGCGGTGGCCGCCGAAGGACCCACCCCCGCCGAGACGCCCGACGCGACCCGCGTGCTGGCCGATCTCCTCGCCCGCCCGACCGCCGAGGGCATCCTGGAGGGGGCCCTGGCGCACGGGGCGAGCCTGCTCGGAGGCGGGGTGCAGGGGTACGGGGTCCTGCGCCGGGGAGAAGACCGGGTGACGGCGGTTCTCGGCTATCCCAAGACCCTGGTAGGCACGGTGCTGAGCGGCCCCTGGACCGGACCCCGCCCCCGGGTGCTCGCGGGGGGAGGCCGCGACCTCTACGAGCAGAACCCGCCCGAGGTCCACGCCCGGCTCGACGAGTGCGGGCTGAAAGACGCGCTCTGGACCCTCGTCGTGCCGCTGGCGGACCGGGGGCGCACCCTGGGCGCGCTCGTCTTCGACGGCAGGGTGGCGGGGGAGGTCGCGCCCGCCGCGCAGGAGGCTGTGTCCCGCTGGGCGGGGGCTGTCGCGCCGCTGCTGAGCCTCTTGGGATCGCGCGACGACTGGCGGCAGGCGTCCCGGCAGCTCTCGGTCGCCCTCGTCGAGGCGGTCGAGAGCCGCGAGTTCGACTCGCTGGGGCACGCGCAGGCGGTGGCGGAGACGGCCCTGCGCCTCGGGCGGGCGGTGGGGCTGGCAGGGCGCGAGCTCGAAGAACTCTGGTTCGCCGCCACCCTCCACGACCTCGGCAAGATCAACGGCGAGGCCGGACACGCCCAGGTCGGCGCCAACTTCCTGCACGGGGTCCCGCAGCTCGCCGAGTCGCAAAAGGCCATCCGCCACCACCACGAGCGCTGGGACGGCGGCGGGGAGCCGAACGGCCTGAGCGGTGAGGACATCCCGCTCTACGCCCGCATCCTCGCCGTGGCGAACGCCTCGGTCCGCCTGGGCGACCCCGAGCGCGTCCGGGCCCAGGCCGGGGTCACCCTCGACCCGCGCCTGGTGACGGTGCTCGAACAACTCCCGCAGTAG
- a CDS encoding YkgJ family cysteine cluster protein produces MPRPPTPPGDFRTQRPATHPPRPSRVTEAVRRGYDAYTRRARAWTAGYQERGGRVYCGAGCFACCNMPIRVSLAEALVTAQALTEGGAARMEAHARRVIQNARTAPSDDVYVERHRREVGYCPLLDRATGGCSRYDVRPTRCRDTFSALPARYCEAGAWEQMTRREREAYRREVARTPGTDGELHFIAPLEHLSEPIWASAAKAMRAEWGVEAWGDFWVLTTLARDAAFMAAIERGDARGAWRAAKAAGLAHPTVLEVG; encoded by the coding sequence ATGCCGCGTCCCCCCACCCCCCCCGGAGACTTCAGGACCCAGCGCCCCGCCACTCACCCGCCGCGCCCCAGCCGGGTGACGGAGGCGGTGCGGCGCGGTTACGACGCCTACACGCGCCGGGCCCGGGCCTGGACGGCGGGCTACCAGGAACGCGGCGGGCGGGTCTACTGCGGGGCGGGGTGCTTCGCGTGCTGCAACATGCCCATCCGGGTCAGCCTCGCCGAGGCGCTCGTGACCGCGCAGGCCCTGACGGAGGGGGGGGCCGCGCGGATGGAGGCCCACGCCCGCCGGGTCATTCAGAACGCCCGCACCGCGCCGAGCGACGACGTGTACGTCGAGCGCCACCGCCGGGAGGTAGGCTATTGCCCGCTGCTCGACCGGGCGACGGGCGGCTGCTCGCGCTACGACGTGCGGCCCACCCGCTGCCGCGACACCTTCAGCGCCCTGCCCGCCCGCTACTGCGAGGCCGGGGCGTGGGAGCAGATGACCCGCCGCGAGCGCGAGGCCTATCGCCGCGAGGTCGCCCGCACCCCCGGCACCGACGGCGAGCTGCACTTCATCGCCCCCCTCGAACATCTCTCGGAGCCGATCTGGGCGTCGGCGGCGAAGGCCATGCGCGCCGAGTGGGGCGTGGAGGCGTGGGGCGACTTCTGGGTCCTGACGACCCTGGCCCGCGACGCGGCCTTCATGGCGGCCATCGAGCGGGGGGACGCGCGGGGGGCGTGGCGGGCGGCGAAGGCGGCGGGGCTGGCGCACCCGACGGTGCTGGAGGTGGGCTGA
- the lysA gene encoding diaminopimelate decarboxylase gives MSASPSIPRADLYAAADRFGTPLYVYDAAELDAALARVQAAFGGARVFYAMKANPNLALLARLRASGVGFECVSAGEIARAEHVGAGGEDILVNGPAKSREEYETGARLGAIFVVDREEEVGLLPPGSRALVRVNPALNVSTHDHLATGAAGSKFGVTPAQAPGVLRALREAGHHALGLHVHIGSAIRLVTDFGAAFARLAELRAHTGELEVLDVGGGWGLGADLPGIAREAREAASAFGAQLWVEPGRYLVARAGTLLTRVVGTKRTGRNFLLTDAGMTELLRPMLYGAVHPVTPLWDGGEAQTWDVAGPACESGDLLARDVALPEPNPGDLLAVGDAGAYGAAMSGSYLTRPRPAEALWEGGAWRLIRRRETPRDVWAAEMGAYTASTHDRQGP, from the coding sequence GTGAGCGCCTCCCCCTCCATCCCCAGAGCCGACCTTTATGCTGCCGCCGACCGCTTCGGCACGCCGCTGTACGTGTACGACGCGGCGGAGCTGGACGCCGCCCTCGCCCGGGTGCAAGCGGCGTTCGGGGGGGCGCGGGTCTTCTACGCGATGAAGGCGAACCCGAACCTCGCGCTCCTCGCCCGGTTGCGTGCCTCGGGCGTGGGCTTCGAGTGCGTGAGCGCCGGGGAGATCGCGCGGGCCGAGCACGTGGGTGCGGGGGGCGAAGACATTCTGGTGAACGGCCCCGCCAAGTCGCGCGAGGAGTACGAGACGGGCGCGCGGCTCGGCGCCATCTTCGTCGTGGACCGCGAGGAGGAGGTGGGGCTTCTGCCCCCCGGCTCGCGGGCCCTCGTGCGGGTGAATCCGGCCCTGAACGTCAGCACCCACGACCACCTCGCCACGGGCGCGGCGGGGAGCAAATTCGGGGTGACGCCCGCGCAGGCCCCCGGGGTGCTGCGGGCGCTGCGGGAGGCCGGGCACCACGCCCTCGGCCTGCACGTCCACATCGGCAGCGCGATCCGTCTTGTTACGGACTTCGGCGCCGCCTTCGCCCGCCTCGCCGAGTTGCGGGCGCACACGGGCGAATTGGAGGTCCTCGACGTGGGCGGCGGCTGGGGGCTGGGCGCCGACCTGCCCGGTATCGCCCGCGAGGCGCGGGAGGCCGCGAGCGCGTTCGGAGCGCAGTTGTGGGTCGAACCGGGCCGCTACCTCGTCGCGCGGGCGGGCACGCTGCTCACGCGGGTGGTGGGCACCAAGCGCACCGGGCGCAACTTCCTCCTCACCGACGCGGGCATGACCGAGCTGCTGCGGCCCATGCTGTACGGGGCCGTTCACCCGGTCACGCCGCTCTGGGACGGTGGGGAGGCACAGACCTGGGACGTGGCCGGGCCCGCCTGCGAGAGCGGCGACCTGCTCGCGCGGGACGTGGCGCTGCCTGAGCCGAACCCGGGCGACCTCCTCGCGGTCGGGGACGCGGGGGCGTACGGGGCGGCGATGAGCGGCAGCTACCTCACCCGGCCCAGGCCCGCCGAGGCGCTGTGGGAGGGTGGTGCGTGGCGGCTGATCCGACGCCGGGAGACGCCGCGGGACGTGTGGGCGGCGGAGATGGGCGCGTACACTGCCTCCACCCATGATCGTCAAGGACCTTGA